The Haploplasma axanthum region TTTCAAATTAGTGAAATCAGCTGTTAAAACTGAAGGTGCAATTTTCATTTAAATCATCCTTTCAATACTTATTTTTCTTACTTTCAATTTCTTCATAAAATTTAACATAATTTTCATATCTATCTTCAGGAATAATACCATCTTTTACCGCTTCTTTAATCGCACAGTTTGGTTCATTAATATGATTACATGTATTAAATTTACAATCATGCGAAAGTTCAGTAAAATCTTCGTAATAACTCTTTAATTCTTCTTTTTCATAAATGTTAATTTCAATTTTAGAAAAACCTGGAGTATCACAAATATAACCTTCATTAAAATCATATAATTCAGAATGTCTTGTAGTATGCTTTCCACGTCCTAAAGCATCAGATATTTCTTGTGTTTTAAGTTTTAATTCAGGGATAAGTGCATTTAACAATGTTGATTTACCAACACCTGTTTGGCCTGCTAAAACAGTTATTTTATCCTTGAAAATATGTTCTAAAACATCAAATCCTATTCGTTGTTTACTATTAACATAATATATTTCCATATTAAGATTTACACGATAATACTCGAGTTTTTCTTTTAAAATTGTTAACTCTTCTTCACTTATCAAATCAATCTTAGAAATAACTAAAGTCACATTTAAGTTTTGTTCATTTAAAATGACTAAAAATTTATCTAAGAGATGAAAACTAAAAACAGGTCTTATACAAGAAAAAACTAATAAAACTTGATCGACGTTAGCAACGTCTGGTCTTATTAAATCATTTATTCGATCTTTAATTTCAATAATAACATTTTGATCCATTGACGTATCTAATAAGATTTTGTCGCCAACTTTTGGACTAACTTTTATAATTTGTTGTTGCTTCTTAGTGTTTCTTCCATATGTTTTATTGAAACTACTATTTTCATCTACTTTAACATATCTTAATTTCCCACTAGCAACAGCATTATACTCAAGTTTTGTTTCCAAATCTATCACAGTATATTGATTAGAAATTTGTTTTCTTATTAAACCTTTTATAATCATGCATTCTCCTTAGTTAAATTATTACTACGTAATTGTCCACACGCAGCATTAATATCATGACCTTGTTCTTTTCTTAATGTAGATGTAATCCCATTTCTCGTTAACGCATCATAAAATGCTAATTGATGTTCTCGACTTGAGCGTTTATAACTTGCTTCTGCTACTTCATTATAAGGAATTAAATTAACATATACATTTAATCCTCTTAGTAAATTAGCAAGTTCTATTGCTTCTTTTACCCCATCATTAACATCTTGAATTAAAATATATTCAATTGTTACTCTTCTGTTTGTTTTTTCAATATAATATTTAATAGCTTCAATCAATTTTTCAATTGGATAAGCTTTATTTATTCTCATTAGATTACTTCTAATTTCATTATTAGGAGCATGCAAACTAATCGCTAAATTAACTTGTAATTCTAAATCAGCGTATTCCTTAATCTTATTAACTAATCCTGATGTTGAAACAGTTATGTGTCTAGCACCAATTGCTAATCCATTTGGATCGTTAACAGTTTTTAAAAACTTAAGAAGATTTTCGTAATTATCGAACGGTTCACCAATTCCCATAACAACGATATGGCTAATTCTTTCACCTAAAAGAATTTCAGTATCTATTATTTGAGCAATTATTTCTCCAGCTGTTAAATCACGTTTTTTTCTTAAAACGCCTGATGCACAAAAAGTACACCCAATATTACAACCAACTTGAGTTGTAACACAAATGCTTTTTCCATAAGAATGTGACATTAAAACTGTTTCAATTAAATTTTTGTCTTCTAAGCCATATAAACATTTTAAAGTTCCATCTACACTTTGGTTCTTCATAACCAATTCAAGTGCATTAAAACGAAAATTAGCCTTTAATAATTCAATAATTTCTTTAGGAATATTATTCATATTATCAAAGTCTTTGACCTTTTGTTTGTAAATCCAGTGCCATACTTGATCAGCACGATATTTTTTGTATCCATTTTTTATTAGGAATTCTTGTAACTCCTCATATGATAAATCATATATTAACATCATATCACCTGATACATTATATCATTTTTTATTTATTATTACGAAATAAAATGTTTTTATGTAAGAAAGAAAAAATGCAGGATTATAAACTGCAATTTTAAATTAAAAACTTCATTATTAATCTTTTTATCTCTTACTTTACCATAATTCTCTTACATAACAAAAAAGACCGATTTCTCGGTCTTTAATCTTACAAAATTATTTAGTTAAGTGAGCAATTTTCTTAGCAGTTCTAATTAATTGAGCAGTATAACTCATTTCATTATCATACCAAGTCATAACTTTAACTAATTGTTTACCATCAACTGTAACAACTTGAGTTGTATGAGCATCAAATGTTGAACCATGAGTATCTCCAATAATATCTACTGATACGATTGGGTCTTCAGTGTATGCTAATGTTTCGTTAGCTGCTGCTTTAATTGCTGCATTAACTTCTTCAATAGTTACATTCTTAGCTAATTCAACTGTTAAGTCAACAACTGAACCAGTAACAGTTGGAACACGTAATGCAGTTCCATCTAATTTACCTTTTAATTCTGGTAATACTAAACCGATTGCTTTTGCAGCACCTGTTGATGAAGGAATGATTGAAGCTGCAGCTGCACGTCCACGTCTTGAGTAAATACCTTTTTTATGTGGTTGATCCATTAATGATTGATCAGCTGTATAAGCATGAACTGTAGTCATGAATCCTTTAACAATACCAAATTTATCGTTTAATACTTTAGCAACTGGAGCTAAACAGTTAGTTGTACATGAAGCACCACTAATTAAAGTTTCACTACCATCTAAAATATCATCATTAACATTGAATACAACTGTTTTAACATTTCCAGTTGCAGGAGCACTAATTAATACTTTTTTAGCACCTGCTTCAATATGCCAATGAGCTTTTTCTTCGCTTGTGAATAAACCTGTACATTCTAATACAACGTCTACTCCTAATTCTTTCCAAGGTAATTCTTTTGGATCTTTAACACTTAAGATATCAATCTTGTGTTTACCAACTTTAATGAACCCTTCACCATGTGAAATTTCATCTTTTCTAAAGTTACCATGTGCTGTATCATATTTTAATAAATATGCTAATGTTTCAGCATCAGTTAAGTCATTGATTGCTACAACTTCGAAATCTTTATCTTCTGAGATAAGACGGTAAGCTAAACGACCAATACGACCAAATCCGTTAATTGCTAATTTTATTGCCATTTTTATTTCCTCCTTAAATTTAGGTTTTGTTTTTTC contains the following coding sequences:
- the gap gene encoding type I glyceraldehyde-3-phosphate dehydrogenase, with product MAIKLAINGFGRIGRLAYRLISEDKDFEVVAINDLTDAETLAYLLKYDTAHGNFRKDEISHGEGFIKVGKHKIDILSVKDPKELPWKELGVDVVLECTGLFTSEEKAHWHIEAGAKKVLISAPATGNVKTVVFNVNDDILDGSETLISGASCTTNCLAPVAKVLNDKFGIVKGFMTTVHAYTADQSLMDQPHKKGIYSRRGRAAAASIIPSSTGAAKAIGLVLPELKGKLDGTALRVPTVTGSVVDLTVELAKNVTIEEVNAAIKAAANETLAYTEDPIVSVDIIGDTHGSTFDAHTTQVVTVDGKQLVKVMTWYDNEMSYTAQLIRTAKKIAHLTK
- the rlmN gene encoding 23S rRNA (adenine(2503)-C(2))-methyltransferase RlmN codes for the protein MLIYDLSYEELQEFLIKNGYKKYRADQVWHWIYKQKVKDFDNMNNIPKEIIELLKANFRFNALELVMKNQSVDGTLKCLYGLEDKNLIETVLMSHSYGKSICVTTQVGCNIGCTFCASGVLRKKRDLTAGEIIAQIIDTEILLGERISHIVVMGIGEPFDNYENLLKFLKTVNDPNGLAIGARHITVSTSGLVNKIKEYADLELQVNLAISLHAPNNEIRSNLMRINKAYPIEKLIEAIKYYIEKTNRRVTIEYILIQDVNDGVKEAIELANLLRGLNVYVNLIPYNEVAEASYKRSSREHQLAFYDALTRNGITSTLRKEQGHDINAACGQLRSNNLTKENA
- the rsgA gene encoding ribosome small subunit-dependent GTPase A; this encodes MIIKGLIRKQISNQYTVIDLETKLEYNAVASGKLRYVKVDENSSFNKTYGRNTKKQQQIIKVSPKVGDKILLDTSMDQNVIIEIKDRINDLIRPDVANVDQVLLVFSCIRPVFSFHLLDKFLVILNEQNLNVTLVISKIDLISEEELTILKEKLEYYRVNLNMEIYYVNSKQRIGFDVLEHIFKDKITVLAGQTGVGKSTLLNALIPELKLKTQEISDALGRGKHTTRHSELYDFNEGYICDTPGFSKIEINIYEKEELKSYYEDFTELSHDCKFNTCNHINEPNCAIKEAVKDGIIPEDRYENYVKFYEEIESKKNKY